One segment of Pseudomonas sp. FP2196 DNA contains the following:
- a CDS encoding AI-2E family transporter translates to MLNNDRLLVQILLLVLFGASLWVMAPFWSALFWGAVLAFASWPLMRLLTRLLNGRESLAAAILTLGWMLLVAAPLVWLGFNLADHVRDATAFIKDVQVDGLPEAPAWLGGVPLVGGRLVGIWNSIDQQGAALMVSIKPYLGQVGNWLLARSAQIGGGILELTLSIVFVFFFYRDGPRLAAFVHGLLERLIGDRAGYYIELVAGTVQRVVNGVIGTAAAQAVLALIGFLIAGVPGALVLGIVTFLLSLIPMGPPLVWVPATAWLAWKGEYGMAVFLGIWGTFIISGVDNVLKPYLISRGGNLPLVIVLLGVFGGLLAFGFIGLFIGPTLLAVAYSLLTDWSKSQARVEDRR, encoded by the coding sequence ATGCTCAATAACGATCGACTGCTGGTGCAGATCCTGCTGCTGGTGCTGTTTGGCGCCAGCCTGTGGGTGATGGCGCCGTTCTGGTCGGCGCTTTTCTGGGGGGCGGTGCTGGCGTTTGCCAGTTGGCCGCTGATGCGTCTTTTGACCCGGCTGCTCAATGGTCGTGAGTCGCTGGCTGCCGCGATTCTGACGTTGGGTTGGATGTTGCTGGTGGCGGCGCCGCTGGTCTGGCTGGGGTTCAATCTGGCCGATCATGTGCGCGATGCCACGGCCTTTATCAAGGATGTGCAGGTTGATGGTCTGCCGGAGGCGCCAGCCTGGCTGGGCGGTGTGCCGCTTGTAGGTGGGCGGCTGGTCGGGATCTGGAACAGCATCGATCAGCAGGGCGCGGCGTTGATGGTGTCGATCAAGCCTTATCTGGGGCAGGTCGGTAACTGGTTGCTGGCACGCAGTGCACAGATCGGCGGCGGCATCCTTGAACTGACGCTGAGCATTGTCTTTGTGTTCTTTTTCTATCGCGACGGGCCGCGTCTGGCGGCGTTCGTGCACGGTCTGCTGGAGCGTTTGATCGGCGATCGTGCCGGGTACTACATCGAGTTGGTTGCCGGAACGGTGCAGCGGGTGGTCAACGGGGTGATTGGTACGGCGGCGGCGCAGGCGGTTTTGGCGTTGATCGGGTTTTTGATTGCCGGGGTGCCGGGTGCATTGGTGTTGGGGATTGTGACCTTTCTCCTGAGTCTGATTCCGATGGGGCCACCGTTGGTCTGGGTACCGGCAACGGCATGGCTGGCGTGGAAGGGTGAGTATGGGATGGCGGTGTTTCTCGGGATCTGGGGGACGTTCATCATCAGTGGTGTGGATAACGTGCTGAAGCCTTATCTGATCAGTCGTGGCGGGAATTTGCCGTTGGTGATTGTGTTGCTTGGGGTGTTTGGCGGGTTGCTTGCGTTTGGGTTTATCGGGTTGTTTATCGGGCCTACGCTTTTGGCTGTTGCTTATAGTTTGTTGACGGATTGGAGTAAGAGTCAGGCTCGGGTTGAGGATCGCCGTTAG
- a CDS encoding DUF4892 domain-containing protein, translated as MRSLSLLALCCFSSISFAADVPGSQDLQIVPRLADAQIVDYRPPVELERIYPLGSIRKISGQLRFDGQVTARGQTTSVTYELPAEHSATEAFTAAREALQKQDAELLFWCQARDCGESSLWANEVFGNAKLYGSDEQQAYLLLRLAAPKDNTLVALYSITRGNRKAYLHVEQFDAGAPLGELLPTSATLLRQLKSTGELDFPKLVNDPDDTWLRLISRGLNLDTTQRVTLSGPKAEAWRQALINQGVRAARMETGNVDGVGLRIDLLR; from the coding sequence ATGCGGTCACTCAGTCTGTTGGCGCTGTGCTGTTTCAGTTCCATTTCGTTCGCCGCCGATGTGCCCGGCAGTCAGGATCTGCAGATCGTGCCGCGTCTGGCCGATGCGCAAATCGTCGACTATCGCCCACCCGTGGAGCTGGAGCGAATCTACCCGCTGGGCTCGATTCGCAAGATCAGCGGCCAGTTGCGCTTTGACGGTCAAGTCACTGCCCGTGGCCAGACTACCTCGGTCACTTACGAGTTGCCGGCCGAACATTCCGCCACCGAAGCCTTCACCGCCGCCCGCGAGGCCCTGCAAAAGCAGGATGCCGAGTTGCTGTTCTGGTGTCAGGCGCGCGACTGTGGCGAAAGCAGTCTGTGGGCTAATGAGGTGTTCGGTAATGCCAAGCTGTATGGCTCCGACGAGCAACAGGCCTATCTGTTGCTGAGGTTGGCGGCACCGAAGGACAACACACTGGTGGCGCTCTACAGCATCACGCGCGGCAATCGCAAAGCCTATCTGCATGTCGAACAGTTCGATGCGGGTGCGCCATTGGGCGAGTTGCTGCCGACTTCGGCGACCTTGTTGCGCCAGCTCAAAAGCACCGGCGAGCTGGATTTCCCCAAACTCGTCAATGATCCGGATGACACCTGGCTGCGCTTGATTTCCCGTGGCTTGAACCTCGATACCACGCAGCGAGTCACGCTGTCCGGCCCTAAAGCCGAGGCCTGGCGCCAGGCGCTGATCAATCAGGGCGTACGCGCGGCGCGGATGGAAACCGGCAATGTCGACGGCGTTGGCCTGCGCATTGATCTGTTGCGATAA
- a CDS encoding alpha/beta hydrolase — protein sequence MSQTVEEVRLSLPHIELAAHLFGPEEGLPVIALHGWLDNANSFARLAPKLKGLRIIALDMAGHGHSGHRPKGAGYALWDYAHDVLQVAEQLGWKRFGLLGHSMGAIVSLVLAGSLPERITHLALIDGVIPPTDKGENAAERMGMALQAQLDLREKRKPVYNTLDRAIEARMKGLVAVSREAAELLAQRGLMPVPGGYTWRTDNRLTLPSPLRLTQEQAMAFVQRISCPAQLVVAADGMLAKHPELLERLPFTREQLPGGHHLHLNDEAGADLVADCFNRFFAIP from the coding sequence ATGAGCCAGACAGTCGAAGAGGTGCGCCTGAGTCTGCCGCATATCGAGCTGGCAGCGCATTTGTTCGGCCCTGAGGAAGGGTTGCCGGTGATCGCCCTGCATGGCTGGCTCGACAACGCCAACAGCTTCGCGCGCCTGGCGCCCAAGCTCAAAGGCCTGCGCATTATTGCGCTGGACATGGCTGGGCATGGGCATTCCGGGCATCGACCGAAGGGCGCCGGTTATGCGCTTTGGGACTACGCCCATGATGTGCTGCAAGTTGCCGAACAACTGGGCTGGAAACGTTTCGGCCTGCTCGGGCATTCGATGGGCGCCATCGTTTCGCTGGTGCTGGCGGGCTCATTGCCGGAGCGTATCACCCATCTGGCGCTGATCGACGGGGTGATTCCTCCTACGGACAAGGGCGAAAACGCTGCCGAGCGCATGGGCATGGCCCTGCAAGCACAACTGGATCTGCGCGAGAAGCGCAAACCGGTCTACAACACCCTCGACCGTGCCATCGAAGCGCGGATGAAAGGCCTGGTGGCGGTCAGTCGTGAGGCCGCAGAACTGTTGGCTCAGCGCGGCTTGATGCCGGTGCCCGGTGGTTACACCTGGCGCACCGACAATCGCCTGACCCTGCCTTCGCCGTTGCGCCTGACTCAGGAGCAGGCCATGGCCTTCGTGCAGCGCATCAGTTGCCCGGCGCAATTGGTGGTCGCGGCTGACGGCATGCTGGCCAAACATCCGGAGCTGCTGGAGCGTCTACCCTTTACCCGTGAGCAGCTGCCGGGCGGGCACCATTTGCACCTCAACGACGAGGCCGGTGCCGACCTTGTCGCAGACTGTTTCAATCGCTTCTTCGCCATTCCTTGA
- a CDS encoding alpha/beta fold hydrolase, which translates to MSQPIFFAHANGFPSGTYGKLFAALAPEYRVAHLEQHAHDPRFPADDNWYNLVDELIHHLQQQDQPVWGVGHSFGGVLHLHAALRCPELYRGVVMLDSPVLTRTDRWVIRAAKRFGFIDKLTPAGRTLGRREEFADLDSARSYFAGKSLFRGFDPECFDAYLQHGLHMVGDKLRLRFDPATEISIYRGVPHTSPGRTRQLQVPLAVVRGHKSRVVMRHHTRFVSRLAQGEALSMPGGHMFPLERPQDTARLLKNLFTRWEGRQDKDCA; encoded by the coding sequence ATGTCGCAACCGATCTTTTTCGCCCACGCCAACGGTTTCCCTTCGGGCACCTATGGCAAGTTGTTCGCGGCGCTGGCGCCCGAGTATCGGGTCGCGCATCTGGAGCAGCATGCCCATGACCCGCGTTTCCCGGCGGATGACAACTGGTACAACCTCGTCGATGAGCTGATCCATCACCTGCAGCAACAAGACCAGCCGGTGTGGGGCGTTGGCCATTCTTTCGGCGGTGTACTGCATCTGCACGCGGCACTGCGTTGCCCTGAGTTGTACCGCGGCGTGGTGATGCTCGATTCACCGGTGCTGACCCGCACTGATCGATGGGTGATCCGCGCCGCCAAGCGCTTCGGCTTCATCGACAAACTGACCCCGGCCGGCCGTACCCTTGGCCGCCGCGAAGAGTTTGCCGACCTCGACAGCGCGCGCAGTTACTTTGCCGGCAAGAGCCTGTTTCGTGGCTTTGACCCGGAATGCTTCGACGCTTACCTGCAACATGGCCTGCACATGGTCGGCGACAAGCTGCGTCTGCGCTTCGATCCGGCCACCGAGATCAGCATTTATCGCGGCGTGCCGCACACCAGCCCCGGCCGCACTCGCCAGTTGCAGGTGCCGTTGGCGGTGGTGCGTGGGCACAAGAGTCGCGTGGTGATGCGCCATCACACCCGCTTTGTTTCACGCCTTGCCCAGGGAGAGGCACTGAGCATGCCCGGTGGCCATATGTTTCCCCTTGAGCGACCGCAAGACACCGCGCGGCTGCTGAAGAATCTGTTTACTCGCTGGGAAGGCCGTCAGGACAAGGATTGCGCATGA
- a CDS encoding hotdog fold thioesterase gives MSLWRTNPDIEQLNAIQKNTIGEVLDIRFEAFDEQSLTASMVIDHRTHQPYGLLHGGASVVLAETVGSMASYLCIDASKFYCVGLEINANHLRGLRSGRVTAVAKPIHIGRTTHVWDIRLTSDEGKASCVSRLTMAVVPLGEQPPAR, from the coding sequence ATGAGCTTGTGGCGTACCAATCCCGACATCGAGCAGTTGAACGCAATCCAGAAAAACACCATCGGCGAAGTGCTCGATATCCGCTTCGAAGCGTTCGATGAACAATCGCTGACGGCGAGCATGGTCATCGACCATCGCACTCACCAGCCTTACGGCTTGCTGCATGGCGGGGCATCGGTGGTGCTGGCGGAAACCGTCGGTTCGATGGCCAGCTATTTGTGCATCGATGCGAGCAAGTTTTATTGCGTGGGGCTGGAGATCAACGCCAACCATTTGCGTGGGTTGCGCAGTGGTCGGGTGACGGCAGTGGCCAAGCCGATTCATATCGGCCGTACGACCCATGTTTGGGATATCCGTTTGACCAGCGATGAAGGCAAGGCCAGTTGTGTGTCGCGATTGACCATGGCGGTGGTGCCGTTGGGTGAGCAGCCGCCGGCGCGGTGA